A window from Fragaria vesca subsp. vesca linkage group LG5, FraVesHawaii_1.0, whole genome shotgun sequence encodes these proteins:
- the LOC101308977 gene encoding aluminum-activated malate transporter 12-like: MFPKVHAGMDVEMNSNMDCGKSKGIIGEKSLQILVDKMKKYPVSIWRTVWKVGREDPRRVMHAAKVGVALTLVSLLYLLQPLFTGIGQNAIWAVMTVVVVLEFTAGATLCKGLNRGLGTLLAGSLAFFIEYIATESGHVFRAIFIGAAVFLIGAAATYIRFIPYIRKNYDYGVVIFLLTFNLITVSSYRVDNVMKIAHDRFFTIAIGCGVCLVMSLLVFPNWSGEELHSSTVFKLEGLARSIEACVNEYFTEQDQIEANKEKSSAEDPIYQGYKAVLDSKSFDETMALHASWEPRHSRHCYRFPWQQYVKLGNVLRHFGYTVVALHGCLRTEIQTPRSVRGLFKDPSIRLAGEVSKGLMELANSIRNRRHCSPEILSDHLHEALQDLNTAIKSQPRLFLGSNSNQATNMLALAAAHATSQKNAKNSSGGGGVSLSSVKTDSSALMEWKSKRESSERKFLRPQLSKIAITSLEFSEALPFAAFAALLVETVAKLDNVIEEVEELGRIAGFKEYEHGDENIVVTSDKPQVIDVTQNQLPSHGVD; the protein is encoded by the exons ATGTTTCCCAAAGTTCATGCAGGCATGGATGTGGAAATGAACAGTAACATGGATTGTGGCAAAAGCAAAGGCATCATTGGAGAGAAGAGTTTGCAAATTCTTGTTGACAAGATGAAAAAATACCCGGTTTCGATTTGGAGGACTGTGTGGAAAGTGGGAAGAGAAGATCCAAGAAGAGTGATGCATGCTGCGAAAGTTGGTGTAGCTTTGACACTGGTTTCATTGTTGTATCTGTTGCAGCCACTCTTCACTGGAATTGGACAGAATGCCATTTGGGCTGTCATGACTGTTGTTGTTGTGCTAGAGTTTACCGCAG GGGCAACTTTATGCAAAGGACTCAACAGAGGATTGGGGACACTGTTAGCTGGATCATTGGCATTTTTCATCGAGTACATTGCAACTGAATCTGGTCACGTTTTTCGAGCAATTTTCATTGGAGCTGCAGTTTTCCTGATAG GAGCTGCAGCAACATATATCAGGTTCATTCCTTATATTAGGAAGAACTATGACTATGGAGTTGTCATATTTCTCTTGACCTTCAATCTGATAACTGTGTCAAGCTACCGTGTTGACAATGTCATGAAAATCGCTCATGATCGCTTCTTCACCATCGCTATAGGCTGTGGCGTCTGCCTCGTTATGAGTCTTCTGGTATTTCCAAATTGGTCAGGGGAAGAGCTACATAGTTCCACTGTCTTCAAGCTTGAAGGCCTAGCTAGATCTATTGAAG CTTGTGTGAATGAGTACTTCACTGAACAAGATCAAATAGAAGCAAACAAAGAGAAATCATCAGCTGAGGATCCAATATATCAAGGTTATAAGGCTGTTTTGGACTCAAAATCTTTTGATGAAACAATG GCCTTACATGCAAGTTGGGAACCAAGACACTCGAGGCATTGTTACAGATTTCCATGGCAGCAATATGTCAAACTGGGAAATGTTCTTCGCCATTTCGGGTACACTGTTGTAGCTCTACATGGATGTCTACGAACTGAAATTCAG ACGCCAAGATCTGTTAGAGGTCTATTCAAGGACCCCTCCATTAGACTTGCAGGAGAAGTATCAAAAGGACTAATGGAACTTGCCAACAGCATTAGGAATCGCCGCCATTGCTCCCCCGAAATACTCTCTGATCATCTCCATGAAGCCTTACAAGACCTCAACACTGCTATCAAGTCACAACCAAGACTTTTCCTAGGCTCAAACAGCAACCAGGCCACCAACATGCTTGCTCTAGCAGCTGCACACGCCACATCTCAAAAGAACGCAAAGAACTCGTCAGGGGGAGGAGGAGTTTCTTTGTCAAGTGTGAAAACCGATAGCTCTGCATTGATGGAATGGAAATCCAAGAGGGAGTCTTCCGAGAGGAAGTTCCTGAGGCCACAGTTGAGCAAAATTGCGATCACTAGCCTCGAGTTCTCAGAAGCACTTCCTTTCGCTGCCTTTGCTGCTTTGCTGGTGGAGACAGTGGCAAAGCTTGACAATGTGATTGAGGAAGTTGAGGAACTGGGAAGGATTGCAGGCTTCAAAGAGTATGAACATGGTGATGAGAATATTGTTGTTACTAGTGACAAGCCACAAGTGATTGATGTTACTCAAAACCAATTGCCTTCCCATGGTGTGGATTGA
- the LOC101309263 gene encoding uncharacterized protein LOC101309263 yields the protein MAYCFSTTVSYGSGWKRSPYSLFGWNIGKPKLDEDRRPQINYHDTTDLPFPPSLLDKTFLRGRELKCCYKATIDGFSAADFHNCCDFKGPCAIIGYTNKSFKFGAFNPEGYRSTDDYYDSFDPFLFYWTDDEKTDDPIVLPKVGGSGAALFDYARGGPQFGADGLLIGPPLAPVMGGFAGPDTNSGIGDLRQAKSRLGLSYAKRKDGKESLFGDENRATLEEVEVYCSPQIASLY from the exons ATGGCTTATTGCTTCTCAACCACTGTCTCTTATGGTTCTGGATGGAAGAGAAGCCCATATAGCTTGTTTGGGTGGAACATAGGGAAACCAAAACTTGATGAAGATCGAAGGCCACAGATCAATTACCATGATACTACTGATCTTCCATTTCCACCTTCTCTTCTGGACAAAACATTCTTAAGAG GTAGGGAACTCAAATGTTGCTACAAGGCAACCATTGATGGATTTAGTGCAGCTGATTTCCACAATTGCTGTGATTTCAAGGGGCCATGTGCCATAATTGGCTATACAAACAAGTCCTTCAAGTTTGGTGCATTCAACCCTGAAGGCTATAGAAGCACAGATGATTACTATGACAGTTTTGATCCATTCCTATTCTACTGGACAGATGATGAAAAAACTGATGATCCAATTGTTCTGCCCAAAGTAGGAGGCAGTGGTGCAGCCCTTTTTGATTATGCTCGGGGCGGGCCACAATTTGGGGCTGATGGGCTGCTCATCGGCCCACCTCTAGCGCCGGTTATGGGTGGGTTTGCTGGCCCGGATACTAATTCAGGTATTGGTGATTTAAGGCAAGCCAAATCTAGATTAGGATTGTCATATGCAAAGAGAAAAGATGGGAAGGAGTCACTTTTCGGGGATGAGAATAGAGCAACCCTTGAAGAAGTAGAAGTTTACTGTAGTCCTCAAATTGCAAGCTTGTACTAA
- the LOC101313704 gene encoding protein CUP-SHAPED COTYLEDON 1-like, with protein MGGASLPPGFRFHPTDEELVGYYLSRKVEGLEFELEVIPVIDLYKFDPWELPEKSFLPRRDMEWFFFCPRDRKYPNGSRTNRATKAGYWKATGKDRKVVCQSSVTGYRKTLVFYRGRAPLGDRTDWIMHEYRLNDDFAQGSPGHKGVFALCRVVKKNEHTQKANDCSAEPKAKTVGSTSSNGDLTSTINSNETLSISAGMSSQVNYQHDESRHSSHTTSPYEVTPMAEFEPAPRDTNPTAFWVSPDLILDSSKDYPQLQGAVPNYIPQSEFPSTMSPWQSYEHTEISPSSSYSNFGDFQMADDLNQMACMSPFSGHTDYMSYCGNEGLQFEVSETWDGQAPICRQVSADGNLGELGGLWLQEDNMIIVM; from the exons ATGGGAGGGGCATCACTACCACCAGGTTTCAGATTCCACCCAACTGATGAGGAGTTAGTGGGATACTATCTCAGTAGAAAAGTGGAGGGGCTTGAATTTGAGCTCGAAGTAATCCCTGTGATCGATTTGTACAAATTTGATCCCTGGGAGCTGCCAG AGAAATCGTTTCTCCCCAGGCGAGATATGGAATGGTTCTTCTTCTGTCCAAGGGATCGTAAGTACCCGAATGGTTCAAGAACAAATAGAGCTACTAAAGCTGGCTACTGGAAAGCCACTGGAAAAGACCGCAAGGTTGTCTGCCAATCTAGTGTTACTGGATACCGCAAGACCCTTGTTTTCTATCGTGGACGTGCTCCTTTAGGTGATCGAACAGACTGGATTATGCATGAGTACCGCCTCAATGATGATTTTGCTCAGGGGTCACCAGGTCATAAG GGAGTTTTCGCTTTGTGCCGTGTTGTTAAAAAGAATGAGCACACACAAAAGGCAAATGATTGCAGTGCAGAACCCAAGGCTAAGACGGTTGGAAGTACTTCAAGCAATGGGGATTTGACCTCAACAATAAACTCGAATGAGACCTTGAGCATCTCTGCTGGAATGTCATCTCAAGTGAACTACCAGCATGACGAGAGTCGCCATTCAAGCCATACTACTTCTCCATATGAAGTCACTCCAATGGCAGAGTTTGAGCCAGCTCCAAGAGACACCAATCCTACAGCCTTCTGGGTTTCACCTGACTTAATTCTTGATTCTTCAAAG GACTACCCACAGTTGCAAGGAGCTGTGCCTAATTATATCCCACAGTCCGAGTTTCCAAGCACAATGTCACCATGGCAGTCATATGAACATACCGAGATTTCACCTAGTTCATCATACTCGAATTTCGGGGACTTCCAAATGGCTGATGATCTGAATCAAATGGCCTGCATGTCACCTTTCTCAGGACACACAGACTACATGAGTTATTGTGGAAATGAGGGATTGCAATTTGAAG TATCTGAAACATGGGATGGACAAGCTCCAATTTGCAGGCAAGTGAGCGCAGATGGGAATTTAGGGGAGCTTGGAGGTCTATGGCTGCAGGAAGACAATATGATAATTGTGATGTAG